A window of Macaca thibetana thibetana isolate TM-01 chromosome 7, ASM2454274v1, whole genome shotgun sequence genomic DNA:
GGATAGATCTTCAGACCAAACAGtgcaaacaaaagggaaaagTGGAGCAAAGGGAAATCAGGCCGAAGTGGCTAAccaagaaactgaagaagattTACCTGCAGAAAGCGGAGAAACGATAACTGAGGAGAGTCCAGCCTCTgatgaagcaggagagaaagaagccaagTCTGATTAATACCATATGCCATGTCTTACCAGTGGTCCCTGTCTCCCTTCTTGTACAACCCAGAGGAATATTTTTATCAACTATTTTGTAAATGCAAGTTTTGTAGTAgctctagaaacatttttaagaaggagGGAATCCCACCTCATcccattttttaagtgtaaatgcttttttttaagaggtgaaaTCATTTGCTGGTTATTTTTTGGTACAACCAGAAAATAGTGTGGGATATTGAATTATGGGAGGCTTTGACTATCTCGGGTGTCAGCTTAACATTCCATACATGGGGGTTAGTTTTTACATCCTATAATACAAAGCATATTAAATGGCAATATGGAGTCAGTCCTGCATTTAATgtcttgaacattttaaattacttccATTCTCATGttgttttttagtagaattgTTTCCTAAAGAAAAGCACTCCTCGATCATGGCGCTCCCTGTCGGAATTGTGTGCACTCTGTAACATGTTTGGTTGTGGTAGTCCTGTTTTCCTAGTAACTTTGTTACTGTGCTGTGAAAGATTACAGATTTGAATATGTAGTGTACATGCTATTCAGTTGTGAACTGGTGGGCCGTATGTAACAGCTGAGCAACATGTGAAGATACTGGTACTTGATACCCTCTTAAGGAaaatttgcttccaaattttaagCTGGAAAGTCActagaataactttaaaaaagaattacaatacaTGGCTTTTTAGAATTTCGTTACATATGTTAAGAATTATGTACAAATTGAAATGTCTGTACTGATCTTCAACCAATAAAATctcaattatgaaaaaaaaaaagttacatttaattgtggccgggtacagtggctcacgcctgtaatttcagcagtttgggaggctgaggtgggtggatcacttgaggtcaatagttcgagaccagcctggccaacatagtgaacccttgtctctaccaaaaaatacaaaaactagccgggcatggtggcatacgcctctacatagtcccagctactcgggaggctgaggtgggagaaccacttgaacccagtaggcagaggttgcagtgagccaagatcacgcccctgcactccagcctggatgacagagtgagactctgtctcaaaaaaaaaaaggccacaaataagtaaaaatttttttaatgttacatttaatttaattgtgTAATGTGTAAAACCCTGAATGCTTTTCCAAGGCTCCTTAATCCACGTTTGTACATACTTGAATTCAAGTCTTTTAGCATTTAAAGACTCTTGCATTTTTTAGTAGTATATAAAACTGTGTCTGTCTTGGATATACCTTCACCAACTCAAGATTTCTtactttatcatttatttcaggCTCTTGGCTTTCTCTATGCCTCTGGACTTGGTGTTAATTCAAGTCAGGCAAAGGTAATACTATTAAAACTTTATTGCATGTTACAGTTTGAATTGAATAAATGTGTGCCTGTGTtcagttaaacattttttgttctttcacaGGCTCTTGTATATTATACATTTGGAGCTCTTGGGGGCAATCTAATAGCCCACATGGTTTTGGTAAGTAGACTTTAGTAGAAAGCTAATAACATTAATATCAGAAGAATTTGTGGTTTATAGCAGCCACAACTTTTTCAGCTTTCATGATCGAGATTTGCTTGTATTAATACCAAATACTCAGTTGAACTTCCTTCAAATTCTTGTTAATGGATATAACACATGGAATCTACATGTAAATGAAAATCGGTGGCATccacaatttttctttaaaatgattagTTTGGCTGATTGCCCCTAAAAAGAGCGATCTGataaatgtctctttttaaattttctctgagTTGGAATTGTcagaatcattttttaattagattatcataatttttaaaactttagtttttcaaaattttataaatagtgGCTATAGAAAAAGAACGTgaaatattatacattattttgcAACAGTGCCCTAAAGATTGTTAAAGTTCATGAAGTTATTTGTGCAGAATGACTCCAGAGAgctctactttctgttttttactCTTCATGATTAGCTATCTTCCCATTTATTCTGGTCATTTATTGCTAGTGGCACTTTGCCTTCTTCCAGTAGTCTCATTTTCCCTATTTTGCTGTTACTTTTTCTTTGCTAATTTGGAAGATTAACTCATTTTTGATAAAATTGTGTCTTAAGATTAAAACTGGTTCCAAGCAAAAGCCcttataatttttctcttacGAGTAAAATGCACacacttgaaaaataaagtttgtaaCATCTATTTTGATTGCTCTAGGaactacattatttatttatttgttcttagcTATGGCCTTCTTGTTGAAGTTGCTGAATAAATTACCTCAAAACCTAAAACTTAGCATAAATAAGGTGTTAGTGTACTTGGATCAAATGACAGCAAAATTCTGGGGATGCTTAGCTTGATTTGTTCCACGAAGAATGCCACTGAGGTACGTGAAACTGCTGCCTCCTCACGTGAAGTTGTTTTACAGGGTTACAGATACTGGGCTGGCATCGGCGTCCTCCAGAGTTGTGAATCTGCACTGACTCACTATCGTCTTGTTGCCAATCATGGTATCTATGTTTTCCCTTTTacctttcagggaaaaaaaaaataaatgaaattaactttaaacatttctatttttattgttctatttgaAGTGTTATAAATGGCTGTTTTATGTAGACTCATCTTTAAACTAGTTAAGGTTCAGAAGtacttttttttatataattttttgctTTAGGTTCTATTTATGTTGTGAAAAAAGTTCAATTTATTAATAGATTGCTGATTTGCGATCTATATAGACTACCGTAAAAACAGATTCCTTTAACATTGTGTTTGTCAGCGTTTGGTAGCTAGAATTGTACTTCTCTCTGGAACAATTCTTCTGATTTTCCTCAACCGTATTATTTTATCCCTCTATTTCAGTTGCTAGTGATATCTCGCTAACAGGAGGCTCAGTAGTACAGAGAATACGGCTGCCTGATGAAGTGGAAAATCCAGGAATGAACAGTGGAATGCTAGAAGAAGATTTGATTCAATATTACCAGTTCCTAGCTGAAAAAGGTGATGTGCAAGCACAGGTACGTGTTTAAACATCTCACCAAGTATCTTTACTGCATTGTGTATTTTAATCTGTGGGGGACAGGAGCAAGCACTTATATCTGTAAGTTACATTTTCATTGCCCTGAGCAATTATGAActacatattagaatcacctgagccccttaaaaaaaaataccaagagTCTCACACTCTTAGGATATTCCATTTCGGTTAGTGTGGGATGGGACCTAGGCGTTGGTTCCTGAAACTGTCCAGGTGACTCTCCCATGTACTGCCGCTGAAAAATCACTGCTTGAACAGAGCAGCATTAACACCGACGATGAAGGCTCTTACTAGAGTCACCAATGATGAAAACTGTCACTTTCTGTAAACAAGAAGTCCCTGGAATATTTGCAATATCAGATGCTCTTCAGAGCTATTTACCgttcatgttttcttctgctCATCTTAAATCATAATTTCCTCAAGGTCAAGAACAGAAGTAAGCTCGTTTAATGGAAATTGTATAATGTCCATCAAAGTgccatgtgtgcacacacacgtttTGTGGcttcttttaatattaaaataaaaagaactttaacatttacatttttttccactaAGTTTGCAATTATTTCTAATTTAGGACATGTACAGATGAGCATTAGATACTTATTAAGAACAGTTGGTTTTAAGACTAGCAGTGgagtcttaagaaaaaaaaacgtAGTGAAAGGTAGATCTAAATGTTAGCTGATAGACTTATAATAAACTTGTTCAACATCTTATTTTTACActaatgtaaaatttaatttacttaaaattttctgttttacttgCTTTCTGTGTATCTTGCTTTTCGTGtttacttttctctcctttcttgccCTTTTTTGGTTTGAGTGCTTTTTCCTGTTGCATCTCTTCCCCTCTGCTAGCATGATGGCTACTCTTGTAGTGGTTATCTAGCAATCACAACATGCATCCTTGACTTACCAAAGTCTGGTACAATGAGCACTTTTACCATTTCCAGGACAGCACAGAGATCTCAGAGTATTCTGTGTGtgtttgattttatatcttttggTACCATGAGATACTGTTGTTTTGTACAGtccatattaatttatatttattttcaaatttaccttttcattgctttttattattttttttttattttttgagacagatccttgctctgttgcccagtgccactatctcggctcactacaacctccgcctcctggggtcaagcgattctggtgccttaacctccccaaatagctgggaatgcaggcatgcaccaccacacccagctaatttttgtattcttagtagagatggggtttcaccatgttggtaggctgatcttaaactcctggcctaagtgatcctgcccacctcggcctcccaaagtgctgggattacaggcgtgagccaccacactgggccagcTCTTTCTTACTGTATCTCCCAGCTTCTagtaattttccttctttctgaaaaGCACCCATTTGTGTATTTCCTTTAGAGGAGGTTCACTGGGGACAAATTCAGTTTTAATttatgtgaaaatgctttatttcACCTCCACTTTAGAAGgatactttgtgtttttgttttttgttttgtttgtgtttttgaaatgaagtcttgctctgtcacccaggatggagtgtagtggcactatctcggctcaccgtaacctcttgcttgccagattcaagcaattctcctgcctcagcctcccaagtatttgggattacagacgtccaccaccatgcccagctactttttgtatttttttttattttttttttttgagacggagtctcactctgtcccccttgctggagtgcagtggccggatctcagctcactgcaagctccgcctcccaggttcaggccattctcctgcctcagcctcccgagtagctgggactacaggcgcccgccacctcgcccggctagtttttttgtattttttagtagagacggggtttccctgtgttagccaggatggtctcgatctcctgacctcgtgatccacccgtctcggcctcccaaagtgctgggattacaggcttgagccaccgcgcccggcctactttttgtatttttagtagagatggggtttcaccatgttggccaggctgatcttgaactcctggcctaagtgatcctgcccacctcagcctcccaaagtgctgggattataggcatgagccaccacacctggccagctcttatttcttttttttttttttttttttttttttttttttttttttttttttgagacggagtctcgctgtgtcgcccaggctggagtgcagtggccggatctcagctcactgcaagctccgcctcccgggttcacgccattctcctgcctcagcctcccgagtagctgggactacaggcgcccgccacctcgcctggctagttttttgtatttttttagtagagacggggtttcaccgggttagccaggatggtctcgatctcctgacctcgtgatccgcccgtctcggcctcccaaagtgctgggattacaggcttgagccaccgcgcccggcctcagctcTTATTTCTTACTGTATCTCCCAGCTTCtagtaagtttctttctttctgaagagcacccatttgtatttcctttagaGCAGGTTCACTGGGGACAAATTCAGTTTTAATTTATGTGAAAATGCCTTGATTTCACCTCCACTTTAGCAGGATactttgtgtttttggtttttgttttgtttgttcatttgtttgttttttgagacgaagtcttgctctgtcgcccaggatggagtgcaatggtatgatcttggctcaccttaacctctgcctcccaggttcaagcagttctcctgcctcagcctcccaagtatttgggattacagacgtccaccaccacgcccagctaatttttgcatttttagtaaagactgggtttcaccatgttagccagactggtcttgaactcctgaccttagagagtccacccgccttggcctcccaaagtgctgggatgacaggcatgagccattgtgcctagcctgtgttttatttgagaaagcgtctctctctgtcacccaggctggagtgcagtggcacaacacagctcgctgcagccttgacctctccaggctcaggtgatcctcccacctcaggctttcaagtagcggggactacaggtatatgctaccacgcccggctaatttttctatttttttgtagagacaggattttgcgatgatgcccaggttgttcttgaactcctgggctcaagtgattcacctttgacctcccaaagtgtcgaggttacaggtgtgacccacagCACCTGGCCGCAAATGGTGCTTTGCAATTACAAGtatatgtttttacttttcaaaatttttaggTTAAAGTAGAATAACATTTTCAGGAGTTAAGACTaaatcttttagttttttgagtcCTGAACAGAAACCATTTTACGATCAAATCATTTCTTGTTGGTTTGATTTTAATTGTGTGCCAGATGCTACCACTTACTTTTGCCTTGTTTGTGATCATTTTCAGGTTGGTCTGGGACAACTGCATCTGCACGGAGGACGTGGAGTAGAACAGAATCATCAGGTAACTACCCTGTTCCTAGGGCTTTGCACCTCAGTTATAGCAGGAAATTATGTTCTCAATATATTTCTTGCTGAGTCAATGCCAGTATCAAACTTGTGTCATTTAAACACCCATCACAAATGAGCTTTCAAGATGTAACCAACCCCTAagaaagctgaaaaatacaaatactagtgcctactatgtgccattcACTGCAGGATGCAATATTGGACAAAATAATTTTGGTCTTTCCCCTTTTGGAGCTTTAATAGGAGcattagatattttttaaatgatgacacCAAATATAAATTGTGGTTATTCTTACAAAGGAAATTCAAAAGATACAATAATTGGTTAATGGATAGGAAGTACCACTTGGCAGGGAAGACTCCCATAAAGAGAAGTAGAAAACATTTTAGTTGACACTGGAGATAAGGTCCTTCCAGGCCAAAAAGAACAGTATGTGCATAGACCCAGAGACAGGAAGGAATATGGCTAGTCTGCCCATACTACAGGAATGTGGCTGGTCTGCCCATAGTacatgaaacagaaataagataAGCAATGCCTGATCACATCAGCATATCCCTGTAGCACTTCAGGGAGCTACGAAGATCAGCATGTTCAGATTTGAAAAGAGCTTTGGCTGCAGTATAGAAAATGAATTAGAAGACCCCAAGAATAAAATCAGGCAGATCAGGGAGGGGAATATTCCAGAAGTTCAGGTGAGAGAGAATGTGGCTTGGACTAGAACTACGGTAATGGAAGATAGTAATGGATTCAAGACGTATTTGGTGGTAAATGTAACAGGACTTAGTGATGGATAGAGTATGAGTGAAGGGGGGCTGATACCTTAAGCAACCAATAAGGTGGTATTGCCATTTGCTTAAATTGAGCTGCTGGAGGAGAAACAAGTTGAGGTCAAGGAGAGAAGATTTTAGGGGTATGTTCAGGCATTGGATAGGGTGTTCAGAGGTAGTTGAATAGACTGGATTGAagctgaaaatacaaatttaggaGTTGCCATCATCTTGATGGTGTGTGAAGCTATGGGAGTAGATGAGTTGGCTTAGAGAATGCCAAGTGAGAATGGAGTCCAAAACTAAGCCCTGAAGAACTTTAATGTTCAGAAGTCAACTGATAGAAAAATAACCAGCAAAGGAGACTTAGGTGGTACC
This region includes:
- the LOC126960147 gene encoding non-histone chromosomal protein HMG-14-like, translated to MPRRKVSSAEGAAEEEPKRRWARLSAKPPAKVEAKPKKAAAKDRSSDQTVQTKGKSGAKGNQAEVANQETEEDLPAESGETITEESPASDEAGEKEAKSD